The genomic DNA gcataataaagtgtcataaatgccactcaacagttTCAACACATCGAACTACCATCCGTGTTGTTTTGTATAATTCTGTACGTGTTGCTCTTAATAAAGGAGACCATGATCCAATGCATGTTAGAAAAGCTGTTATACTGCCTGCTTCATTCACTGGATCTCAGTGATACATGTCTCAATACTTTAAGGTGCAATGGTCATCCATCCCTATTTCTCACCATGACGTGCAACTCAAAGTGGCCAGAGATACAATAAATGCTTAAATTGTTGCCCAATATTGATTTTGTTGATGCATTGGATATTTTTTCTCGCGTGTTTAAGCTGAAGCTTGATCAGCTATTAGATTTGATTAAAAAGAAGAACTACTTTGGAAAGTGTATAGGAGGTAAATTTATTTTATTGGACACCGACAATAATACATTTAATTTTTTGAATCATATCTACACATGCATAGATTCAATGTCACATTTTTTCTTTAATTATATTTTGCATAGTTATACATGTAATTGAATTCCAGAAACGTGGTTTGCCACACGTGCATATGCTAATCTGGCTGAGCCCTGAAAGCAGACCTAATTCTATTGAAAAGGTTGACCGGTTGGTTTTTGCTGAGATACCAGATAAGAATTCTGATCCAATAACATATGGAACTGTTAAAAACTACATGATGCATGGACCCTGTGGTAAAGACTTAAACACATCTCCATGTATGATGAAAGGAAAATGCATGCGTCATTTCCCAAAGAGGTGTGAATAAATATGTTGATACATATGTTCCGTAATAAGTCTATTTTATTATTAATGTCGACGCATGTAATTTTATTATTGCAGATTTAATGGTAATAACTATTTTAACGATTACGGTTTTCCAGTTTATCGGAGGCGTAACACTGGTAGAGTTATCAACAAAAAAGGGATCAACCCTGACAATCAACATGTAGTTCCATACAATCGAGATCTTATGTTGCGGTTTCAGTGTCATATAAATCTGGAAATTTGCAACAGTTTAAGATCATTGAAATATCTCTTTAAGTACTGTTTGAAGGGTCATGACACTGCTACAATGATGTTGAAGAAGAAAAGTAACAAATCAGGGAATGAACAAACTACAAGATTCGTGAAGAATTTGGATGAGGTAAATAATTTTCTTGATGGTAGATATGTTTGTGCATCTGAGGCATCCTGAAGGATTTTTGGGTTTGACATTCACCATCGTTCCCCAAGTGTTAAACGCTTACCAATACATTTGCCCGGTCAGAAGTACTTGAATTTCCAGAGTTCTGCATATTTGGAGAATGTGTGCAATAACGCGACTTCCAAATAAAGTAATCTAGAGGCATGGTTTGTAGCTAATAGTGAATTTCCACAAGCTCAAAATTTTACGTATTCTGACTTTCCCACCCATTTTACATGGATAAAGAAAACTGCTAAATGGAAGCTTAGACAAATAGGTGATGTGGTTGGGAGGTTAGCAGAGGTTCATGCAACAACTGGTGAATTATTGTATCTTTAAATGTTGTTACTTAGATCTAAAGGTGCTTTATCTTTCACTCAGCTGTGAACTATTGATGGAACTACATATGATACTTTTAAGGAAGCATGTGGTGCTCTTGGACTGTTAAATAATGACAATCAGTGACATGATGCTTTGGAAGAAAATGCATTCTCAGCTATGCCAACCCAAATTCGGGCTATGTTTGTTAACATCCTGGCAAATTATTCTGTATCTGATCCGCTTGCGCTATGGGAAAAACACTGGCCATCATTGTTAGACGATGTTCTTTATATGAGGCGCAAGATTTCAGATAACATTCATTTAACATTGTCTGAGTATGAAATCCAAAACTATGTTTTAGCAGGTGTGTGATCATTATTAAATACATGATACGTCCGCTACTTTATAGTATTACTTTTATTGTTTTTAATTAGATGTCGGAACATTTACCATTATTTTTTTATGCAGAGATTGAAAAGTTGTTAAATGATGTTGGTAAGTCCTTAAGAGATTTTCATATGATGCCATTTCCTGACCAACGATTTTTTCACACTTTTGTCAATCATCTCATTGTTGAGGAAACTAACTGCAATAAAGAAGAATTGAGACTTAATCACGAAAAAGCTCATAAAAATCTGAATGCAAGGCAGTTGGATGTATATAATGCAGTTATTGATAATGTAAACAAAAATAAAGGTGGAATGTTTTTTGTTTACAAGAGCGGTGGATGTGGTAAAACGTTCCTTTGGCAAACTCTTTGTTCACATTTTTGATCAAAAGGAAAGATTGTTCTTCCTATTGCAGGCTCCGGAATTGCTGCTACACTTCTTCCTAGTGGCCGAATAGctcattctaggtttaaaatacCGCTTAAATTAGATCAGAGTTCTATTTCTGGAATAAAACATGGTACAGACATTGCAGAGTTGATGCAGCACACAAGTCTTATAATATGGGATGAAGCTCTAATACAGTATCGCTATGCATTTGAAGCCGTAGACAGAAGCTTGCGAGACATAATAGCTGTCGTTGATGTAGAACGAGGAAAAAGACCATTTAGTGGTATTATAGTTGTTTTTGGTGGTGATATTTGACAGATATTGCCTATTTTGCCTAAGGCCGGAAGGGATAAAATAGTGAATGCATCATTTAACAAATCATGACTTTGGAAATCTTGCAAGGTCTTTCTTCTCAGTCAGAATATGAGATTATATTCAGGTAATTCTGAAGCTAGAAATAAAGTAATAGCTGACTTTAGTAAATGGCAACTTGAGATTGGAGACGGTAAAGTTGAATGCATTGATACTCATCGTGCAGATGTTGAAACTGAGTTTGTAGTTCCTGATGACTATATTGTCAAGAGTCCCTTGAAAAGTCCCATAAAAACCCTAATTAACATTATATATCCAGAATTTAAGAATAATATGCATTCACAGGAGTATCTGAGATAGATATCTATTTTGACTCCAACAACTAATATAGTTGATGACATTAATGCACAGATTCTTGAAAGAGTTCCGGGTAATGTGCATACTTATCTCAGTCAAGATTCAATTAAAGACAGGGGCGTTGACGATAATGTCTTTGATTTGTCATTTCCAGTTGAGCATCTGAACTCCATTAATATGCCATGTATGCATAAACATAAGTTGAAAGTAAAGGTTGGAGTTGTTGTTATGTTGATGAGGAATTTAAATCAGATTATGGGTCTATACAATGGTACAAGGATGATAGTTACTGGATGCAAAAAAATAGTATAGAATGTCAAATTCTCTATGGATCTCAAGTTGGTACGAAACATCTAATTCCAAGAATCGATATGGTCCCAACAGATACAAATTGGCCACTTGGATTTAAAAGAACACAATTTCCTCTCCAAATATGTTTTGCCATGACTATGAACAAGAGGCAAGGACAATCATTGGACACAGTTGGATTGTATCTTCCTCGGTTCGTATTCTTTCATGGTCAGTTGTACATTACAATATCCCGTGTACATCTCCAGAAGGACTACATATTCTTATTGATGATGATAATGGGAAAAGCACCAATATTACATCAAATGTTGTGTTTGAAGAAGTTTTCTACAACCTTCCTAAATTGTTATCATATTTATTTTAACTAACTTATTGTAATTGTTTGACCATGAATATTTTGTACTCAAAGTCCTTATTTCGTGGTATGTGATTTGTTTAAAAGTTGAATGttgtttttttattataattttatgtCATTGAGTTTTGTTTGGAAAAACAATTTATAgtcttaaaaaaaataaaaaagaatggCATGTATATAATAAAGTTGTATAATTAGTTCCCATTAATCCATCTAACTAACTTGATGCTAAGCCAATCACATTGATCCTCATCGTATCAAATAATAATTCATCCAATCAAAGGATATGTTTATGATTCAGTTATAGGCTGATTGGATTATCTCTTTACAAGCCTTATATCACGTATTAAAAGGGAAAGATCAAGTCCGCAATATATGTTTATCGTGCACTTCATTCAACAACATGTCATCAATTATCATTCTCGTTAATGTAGGATAATGGACTACAAAAACGCTACCACGTTGGTGTGATATTCCAAGTTGAGTACCTCCATTAGGAATAGAACATGTAAGCTCTCTCATGAGTCATGagttttaaattatattaatagATCATTCTGTTTAATTTCAATTACAATTTTTTCATAGAATCTTGCAGAGATGGAAGCCCTCATGTTTGAACACATTTTAAGTCTTGATAAATCTAGGTCAGATTGGAAAATAAAGGCAAGAGTTACAAGAATGTGGCCTACTGTGTCTTCTGAATCAGGAATAACGAAAGGCTGGAATCTCATTCTTCCTGATGATGATGTAACTACCTTTTGTTGATTTAGTTATATATTGATTATATTTACATTTTCAGAATGGATATTTAAAATTATACTTTGCCATTTTATACTATGTGCACAATACTCATATTCATGCATTTGCTTTTGTTGATACTTGAAAACTGATTGGGAAGAATGTTGTTGAAGGAGCTGTTTATATTATTGAGATATTTATGGTTAGGGATGCTTTTGGCAATTTAAAGCTCATTTCTACAAACACATCTATACGATTTACAAATGTTACCACTTTCCAACCATGCACTGATTATGTTATGAttccaaaatacaaatttaaagtTATGGATTTGGGTGATTTGATGGATGAAGCCAGAATATATGGTCCCAAAGAGAATCCAGAATTTGCTGTAGGTTACTTCCTCTTTCCTATTTGGCTTAGTATTATTCGTATTAACAATTATTATAAATGTTTTTACTACAATCcctgtgtttatatattataGATATAATTGGAGTTGTTGAAGACTTTATTAAAGTAAGCAAAATCCCCACTAAGTTTGGAGATAGAGATATTGTTCGATTCAAAATTTGTGATGCAAGGTTATTCTTTTAATTCAGCATacaattttttattaatttttacatCGTTATCAGTTTTTGGACCTTgctctataaataattaaatgtaTACTTGATTACATTATAGCAATAAGCACAGGGTTGGTATATAAGGAGATATGGCAAAAGTTGTCTGTGATCAATATGAGGAATATAACCATGAGGAAAATATTATTGTAATCCTGACAAGCGCAAAGTTAGGAACATACAACAGTTTGATTTTTAGTAATTTATGCTATATACTAATTTGTCAGTAAGGTTACACACAGTTATATTAAATTACATTATATGTAAGATACATATTGCTTTAAAACTTTATATACGCTTCAAATCAGCAGATTGGCATCCTCGAAAGTGTACTTCAATCTTGATGATGAGCGTGTACTTGAGATGAGAAACAGTTACAATCTTATAAactttttgtaacacccccagatccggggtcggggatccgggtcgtcacggtctttctttccacaatatcacttcacttaattaataataataaccttatgctgtgaccccacactaacacacaccacaacccgttatagtctcagagatgaaatttaaataagtacaagtctttgaatccacaatttaaaagttattacaacccaaaatgattacttgataaatttacagttaatttccattatctgccacaagttataattatacataattgattctcaaaagtagatggtctgatctacaatagatctacctctgcagctatagcagctacaacatcaacgggaagacgcgggacgcttcccacgcgcttgcgctgggtctgctggagtctggccatctttcctaactgttgttgtgtgatgaagaaataaagcaagggtgagcagcaagcccaccaaaataatatgtataatgattaacaatatatgagccttcttatagcactcatgaaagtcttggtcaaaagaaatgaaccaagttgatatcttaatgcgatgaagtcgcaaaatattcagtatatatatatatacatatatacttttcaaaatatgggaagtcctcttccatgcataatacacacagagttccagtttataactgtatatataaaaaatatcgttgcaaggtgatctcatatatctaaccttgtctcaacgtttttccgaaaatctttgtcattcataagacaatcattaactagatataagtttaaaagatgaagttacaagataccccaaaatacttatatctttcccaaatactacttgaactacccccgttcaagttataatcagtttcaaaggttcatcacatagatgagactacaagacaagatttgaatagattcaacctttgaaTATCATTacaaataatgaagttacgagatacttcattaagtcccgatatataaatatattcatatatatctcccatacatttcctgaaaacctctgtcatgtaaagtatgaacagagttgcaatatccaatgaatttggaaggaaaagaattttggcataaaccagatatcttgctgatcaggcaaagataccaataagtaaccttttctactgtagatggatgaattcctcaccggtcatcaccctggccgcattaggacctcgcgctagaccgttacccggcccctcacgcgttgatggactgccacccagccacttacacaataatagaccgtaccccggcctgtcgcttatgccgactcaattagatgggcttacttcccgaacgttgggcaagtaatcaattcatttaccaaaactgcaacctcgttgcgaatataaaatacaccacagagccggattccccaggttttgagcgagtatttaaatccccttaaaaggaagatcttaaatataaaaaaagagttttgggatccactctgacttttaaaaatcattttgaagactcgaaaacactttaaagagtgtttggagtaaagctgatttaatgaagtaaatcagtccccagaatatttagaaaatgaccgaatattattatttaaataatattcccataaagaatagtctttataaaaataattgaagtagaagtattaaatttatacttgaaacgagtattaaataaccaaagatatacttatatgaaagtattatctttatttgaata from Apium graveolens cultivar Ventura chromosome 5, ASM990537v1, whole genome shotgun sequence includes the following:
- the LOC141660381 gene encoding uncharacterized protein LOC141660381; the encoded protein is MLKLLPNIDFVDALDIFSRVFKLKLDQLLDLIKKKNYFGKCIGVIHVIEFQKRGLPHVHMLIWLSPESRPNSIEKVDRLVFAEIPDKNSDPITYGTVKNYMMHGPCGKDLNTSPCMMKGKCMRHFPKRFNGNNYFNDYGFPVYRRRNTGRVINKKGINPDNQHVVPYNRDLMLRFQCHINLEICNSLRSLKYLFKYCLKGHDTATMMLKKKSNKSGNEQTTRFVKNLDEKTAKWKLRQIGDVVGRLAEVHATTAMPTQIRAMFVNILANYSVSDPLALWEKHWPSLLDDVLYMRRKISDNIHLTLSEYEIQNYVLAEIEKLLNDVGKSLRDFHMMPFPDQRFFHTFVNHLIVEETNCNKEELRLNHEKAHKNLNARQLDVYNAVIDNVNKNKGGMFFVYKSGGCGSGIAATLLPSGRIAHSRFKIPLKLDQSSISGIKHGTDIAELMQHTSLIIWDEALIQYRYAFEAVDRSLRDIIAVVDVERGKRPFSGIIVVFGGDI